Within the Musa acuminata AAA Group cultivar baxijiao chromosome BXJ2-9, Cavendish_Baxijiao_AAA, whole genome shotgun sequence genome, the region CAACTTTGCCCTCAAAGCAATTAAGCAAATAGCACAATTAGGAAGCAATGTTCCTGACAATTCACCAAACCAAAGATTGTATATTACGGTTCAATCCATGGTAAACTTTGTTGTCAGACCAGACCATATGCACTGCACATTTTTGGTGACATGATGTGGCACATGATCTTGGAACCTTGTTTCTATTTTTCTTATGTTTGATAGACTCTCTTAGTTGGCAttggaggaaatgttttaagccaTTATCCTATATGTTAGCTGCTCCATTTATTGGTTTTCCTTGACAATGTAATTGTGATGACCAAGCTACAGTTGACGTTACTGTTCATGGACACCCTTGTGCTCCTTTTTAGCTTTTTGTTATTTTTGGTCATGTCATTGCTATGCAGTTGACTCGAAACTTTGAATTTGTGTGAGAGAAAAAAAGGAATTTCAATGTTAAGGGGATCAATTGTGAAGAAAGTTCAAgcttactccttgaatagcttttCAAAGCAATAATTGCGaagcatttttttttcatttcaactAGAATCGCTAATTTtttctgtttgtgggcttgccttCTTGTGATATTTATCATCCATCTATCAGCTATATAAGTTTGAACCTTTAATGAATATGGATCGAGTATCTTGATATCATGGATGTCACTGGAATTCTTTGAGTTGTATACTTCTTACTCCCTGTATTTCTGAACCGCAAACTTTCTTTTAGTTGAAGTTCATGAACACAACAATTTAATCTACAGCTTTGGAAGAAGGTAACAGTTTCACAATCTTGAATGAAAGTCCCCTCTATGGAAGTGTTTGTATATTAATTTGTATTCCCTGCTATAGTGCTGATATCATTCTTTGTAGAACACAACTTTATCTCACAAGGAAGCTAAAAAGTTTTTCTTAAAGGTGATACATTTATCTGATTCTACGTGTGAAAGATTATGAACTAGAGACTTTGTAGTCTAGTGTGTCTATCATGCTTCAAAGTTATTATAATTGATGTTCTTTTTATGTGCATTCAATTCAGTTTCTTGACAGAAGACTTTCAGTTTGTTGATGGAGACTTTTTTTTCCCAGCATTGTAAGGGATGTCATGCAATCGCGAAAGTCATAGATCTTAATTAAGGATGAGCAAGCGGATGGCGGCGTGTAAGGTTAGCTTGTTCTACCTCAGCTTATGCTTCATTGTCACTGAGCTTCTTGTTTTGTTACATGTAATGTCGAACAAATTTGAAGGTGGTTTATGGGAGTAGAAGGGAAAGAATTCTTTCAGGGTGTCGTCGATGAATTCACTTAGAATGCAACACGGTGAGGGACTTAATTGGTGGGTTGAGTGTCTCTTGCATTGTATCAGTTGGTGAAGGTCAGCGCTGACCGATCAAGTCATGGCTGTAAGGATGAAATCTAACACACTGGTTTAATCTCAAGTATCGAAAATgagttaaaaccttacatttataAGGTCCGATAGATACACCAATGAATTTTGTGATTGATAGTCGGCTTCAACTATCTTTTTAGGTCTTCAATTTTCAATATTGTAGTCAATATAGGACTAAAATGAATTTAGTTAAGCATGAACCCTAATGGATGTTGTCTCATGATTCTGATGACATTTTTGTTTTGCATGGTTTTGACCTTTCCAATGGGTTCATGCTTGCTTTGGTTAGTGGGCTTCGACTGTGTTTTTTAGTCTTCACGTTTTCAATATTTTAACCAATATGAGActaaatccatatatatatatatatatatatatatattcactagtTAAAAGATAAATATTTCTAATTTTGTAAGAACCGAAAATAAAATGGTTCTAAAGTCCCTATCCAATCCTAACCCTAATCACTTTGTTTCATGATTAGAGTTCTCCAATTGAGGCTTTATACCCTGAAGTGTCTTATGAATGTTTTGCTTTCTCTTGACCAAGTTTTCTGAGCTTATTCCATTTCCATTTGTGCTGCGACGTTGGTGACCTCCAACACAATGGGTTAATATTAGAACGACGACTTGGCCTTGCAATCGCCTCCTGCTATACATATATGGTTGATGCTAGATGAACGAGTCAAATCCGACGTCCGCCTCTCCGACCAAAAACCAAATTCCAACGTGCTTTGACCGAAATCAATCCCCCTTTCTCTCGCTCGCTTCCTCCTCCGACTTCTTCGTCGACCTGCATTAACCCTCGCTCCCATCTCTTCTCGATCGGGCGCTCTTCGTTCTCGGCCTTGAATCTGGAAGAAGCGCCCGGCGGAGGGAGGAACGCAGAGCGACGCGATGGCGAAGCTCTACGCGCAGACGGCGCCGCCGATGGATATGAACAAGAACACCGAGTGGTTCCTGTACCCCGGTGTCTGGACCATCTACGTGCTCATCCTCCTCTTGTCCTGGCTACTCGTGTTCTCCGTCTTCGGCTGCACCCCCGGGATGGCCTGGACCCTCGTCAATCTCTTCCACTTCGCGGTCGGTCGCCTCGCCTCAAAGTTCTCATCTTTCCTACCCTCATTTCACTTGATTCTTGTCGGATGTTTATTccccctctttcttctcttttgtttttCGTTTTCCTTTTAACGTTTCAAATATTTACTAGTTGATTTGTTTTTTTTATATAGGTTTCGGATTTTATATCGGCATTCTCTGCGAAGCATTACAACATTTTATGTTCGGTATATAGGATCGAGACTGGCTTGAGTGACGCAATAGAAATAGCAAGTTTTGTTGGTTTCATGTAGAAAACTAGTTATATTGCAATAAGAATTTCAAATGTTGGCACTCCTTTTTCAGCTTGACGAGTAACTTTTACCGAgttacaaaatttttattttgatacatGGAGAAATTATTGGTAGCCAATAATATCTTTCAATGAGTCAATAGCCTCCTAGTTGTCGGAACACCATTGTTCTGCTTCATTGACAATTGATTTTTTGTACCCATATGATTGAACATGGTTAACTGCTTTTAAGACCGGTTGAGTTTCAAGCATGTTGCTTGTGGTTATGGCAATCGTGAATTCATAATTGTTTGGATGACAAAGTGTAGGGTTTTTGTATATTGAACATATTTAGTACTTCCAGAAGAATTGGTGCCTGCAGTCTTCGTTATAGCAGATAAAATATTTGAATTACAACTTTGATATTTCTTGCTTATCATTTTGGTCAATAGTGAAGATATCTGATGGtggttatcatttttttttgtagaatTAGGGCCAACTGTATGTCTAGGTTTCTCGTAATAATTATCTATTTGGTGCTTTGTTTGTCCAAGATATGATTTCTAGATGGATTGTTTTTCAGGTTACATATTACTTCTTCCATTGGAAAAAGGGCACTCCCTTTGCTGAAGATCAGGGTATCTACAATAACTTGACCTGGTGGGAGCAGATGGAAAATGGAAAGCAACTTACACGTAACAGGAAATTTTTGACCGTTGTACCTGTCGTCCTGTGAGTTCAATGCTTCTTTATCTCTATTGcacataaattttaaatatgttcCTTTTAgtgaaaaagaacataaaatataaAACCTTGTGAATGGCTTATGCTTTGGTTAGGTGATATGGTGTTACAAACATTTGGAGTCGGACAACTAGTCATTCTCCTTGTTGCAGCTCAATGCAGTCAAAACTAGATGTGCTTGTTTCAACCGATCACTAGGAAATTCCTTGAAACAAGAATGCTTATGAGATATCATACATTCCATTAGCATATATTgaaaaaatataatgaaaaaatCGAATACATATTGTACATTCGTAACcaattatttgattattttaatattctTCCTAGTAAGTTTTTAAATATTAGCATCGTTACCCATACCAGAATGTTATTGGACAGGTACATACCGATCTGTATGTTAAGATGTGTTTCCTTGCACCATTAAAGAAGTAATAAAATATTGTTTGATATATTGGTGCTAGGTGGTGTGGTTGACGTTCTTTATACCAGTATGATATGGTTAGTGTACCCCCATATATAAACCCATGCTTTCTTGAAATATAGTGAGATGCTTATAAAGAGCATTTAATATTGCAATTGATCTGAGAATCATGCTTTTTATCCAAGTTATATGTTTATGCCACTAACTACTGCATGCTATAATATACTGGTTGACTTGGACCCCATGTTTATTTCTAGTTTCTTGGACCCTATGACTtggaatttattttgtttttagtgGAGCATGTTTTCGGTAAAAGATTTGTCCTTTGATCTTCTTATGATAATTTGCTCCTTCTATATTCTGTCTGTTCATTCTTCATTTGTCCCATTTTCTGTAAAGATGTATCAGAATTTGCAGTTTAGATACAAACGCAATACATGTGTTTCTCCTTGACTGCAAGAATCAGGAACTTGTTTTAATTTCTATTCAGATCACATTATACTGGTAGTCCAAGGATAAATTTTGTGCATAGATGTTTCTTCTTTCACCCTGGGAATTTTCCTTATTTCATTTGAGAACATGTCTTACTGGTGCTGTCCAATGATAGATTTTCTGCAACTTCTGGTCATACTTCTATGTAAATAAGATGACACATATCTTAAAGGTTTCTAGATTCACATGTTTGCCAAGTGGTCTTTTACTTCTTAAGATTTTGCCATGGGTTTTGGTATCCTTCTGTTTGCATACATCTTAGTTTGTAGTTCTCGTGtaattgtatgatcaatgatttaATAGTAAAGAGTATGCAAGGGAACAAACCCTAGAAACCTCTTGAGAGATAAAGCATTCCTACATGGTTAGTCGTCCAATCTATCATATGCTATATTTGATCAAGGCTCATCATATAGATTTGCAATCACCATCCAAGACATTATTAGTATAGGGTCAGAATGGAGTACATTAGAAGTTGAAAGGCTTCACAAACATCAGCAATTTTGTGACCTGTTGTCAATGGGACAGCAGATGTAGGCAACATAGGAACTTGCTGAAATTCCTATGGTAACCCTTCATTGGTGGGAGCATTCCCAAATTCTCCTAGACATGGGAAGAGTGTGGAGCCTGTGATGCTTGAACTTGGCACTTCACCCTGTAGCAATCAAGCATGGGCAATAGATGGTACAGGTTATGAGTTGGACTCCAGCAGAATCATTGAACTTGGTCAGAATCATATGTAAATTGTCCCTGAATTGGTCAAGTCTGGAGGATTTCTGACTGATTTCTTTCTGAAGGAGAGGGGCAATAGTCATTGCCAGCTGTGTGCTACAACCAGCGATCTAAGGAAGGAGGAGAGGGGACAAGGAGTCGATGGGGAAAGATAAACTCTTGGGGCATGCTATTTGCTGTTTTTTTGTGATATTGCGCTGAGTAAATGTGTGTGTGCGAGAGAAAAGTTAATGGGTGAGAAGGGTAGGGGATAGATACAAAAATAATCATGAGAATTAAGGGGATGCGAAGTTCATGCAAGTTTTATCTATTTATTATTTAGGTAAGGAATTGGGCTTTCACCAGGGGAAAAGAACATTTAGCTTTTGTGAGACTCAAGGACCATACCATCACACTCTAATACAAGCCTTGAGGAATCCTGGGAAAGGATTCTCTCCAATGAGACTTTTAGTTGAGTTTTCCAGATACAAATTTACATTTACTGTTGTAATCTAAAGCTATAATAATTAATTGAAAGTTTCTAAATCTTTGTATTTAGTCAAATATCTAAGTTATAACCTTGTGATGATGGACAACAAGACAGTGGTCTTGATGCGACGCAAAATGCTTTCTACATCGGAGGACCGAGGAAAGTTAAAAACTTCTGAATCCTTGAGTCTTGTTCCTCTCCTCATAGTCCCATTGCAAacccatcttctctctctctctctctctctgcacatATGTAGCTGCAGTGGATTCTGCGCAACAATGGCAATGGCAAGAGAGCAACAATGGCAGTGGCGCAAAGATAGAACTGCCCTTTTTCTCTTCCCCCTCTTCTTCATGTCTTATTCTCCTCTAGTTGCAGAGAGCCAGCAGCGACGACCACCACCTACTTCTTTGTCGGCAAAGAATTTGGGAGTCATCTCGAGTTTGGCCACTTATAACTGATTCAGATGCACACCCGTACCGGCACCCATGTTGTGTTGGTTGTAGTAGTTGACTCCTAGGGCATCTTAGTGCGATGCATGTCTATCTCCATATCTGTCTGCTCCTTCTGCAGTGGTTAGCACCGATGTAGTTTTAACGGCTATTCTCATATGTGATTACTGCAAAACCCATGATGCAGATTACTTGTTATTGTCGTGAAGAAGCATACACATGTTTTGACATTTGAAGTTCTCTTGTAGTAATCTGCTCCTGATTCCTAGAATCTACATGAGTTCTTACCACTTGATATGTTCTGGTTTCTGAATGTGAGCAGGTACTTGATAGCCTCGCACACAACCGATTACCAACATCCGATGCTGTTCTTGAACACGATTGCAGTGGCCATTTTGGAGGTTGCCAAATTCCCAAACATGCACAAGGTCCGGATTTTTGGAATCAACGGATGAGTAGTGCTTCTCGTGAAAGATAAGCAAAACTATGACTATGTTTTTGTGCGCCCACGTAAGTTTTTGTTTCTATTATCTGATAATTGAGAGAACTTGGTAGAGTATTAATGCAATTTCATTCTAATGTTGCGCTAATATTTATAGACATTATAACAATCGCGATAGGGACATACGTGATAAATACCATTACTTCATGGTTTGTTAGTAATGGTAAAAATAATATGATTTCTTGTATTACCATCTGTATATATGTTATGTTGTCTGCGACAcattaaaacaaaaaacaaaaaacaaaaactcaGTCGTATAAGGAGCGAGGAATCCTCATGTGGCAGATAAGGAGTGCACCGTTTTAGTTACCACAATAGTATAGAAAAACTCGAGCCACATCCGCTCTCATATGAGGAGCGATTAGATTTACAAATGTAGTAGGTGGTGGTTTCATAGTATGACCACAGGAGATACTTTATCAACAGCTACTGGAAACCGCGCCTCTTCTCTCCCTCCGAACCCTCTCTTGCGATTGCGATCGCCGCTGCCCAcctcttcctcgtcctcctctCCAAACTCTCTCTCGAGAGATCCGCCTCGAAACGGACGGAGAAGGAGCTGAGCTTCATAGCCGGCTTCTGAGGCTTCCtctctgctctgctctgctcaTCACCTTCGTCCTCTCTCCCTTCCTCTTTGACTTTTAGCTGGGCGGTCGTCTTGCTGGAACTGCTAAGGCGACGGCTTCGGTACTCGCCGGGGCCCTTGCGGGATTGTTCTTCTCTCGGGCGGCGAGGGCGTTCTGGCTAGGGACGGATCAGATCCGGTGGAACCTTGCCGTGGTTTCGTGTGGCCCCTTCACCGAGGTTCTCTACGTCGCTGTTCTTGCAGGGGCTGCCGCACCACCTCTCTGGGTGATCCCGGTGGCAGTGGTGCCGGCTGGAGGTGACATCAGGTCGGTCGGGTTCAGGGAGCAAGAGGCCGTGGTCTGCTAGTTTCTGTCGTCCTGCAGCTTATGGTATTCCGCCCTAACGTTCAAATGTACCTTAATGAGGCCGTGGTCTGCTGGTATCAGTGGCTGCATGCTACCCAGGTGCCGGACATGGACTGTGGGAGGGCAAAAATGTTCCTGCACAATCACTATCTCTGCTTGGTGGTGCTCCAGTTCTTTGCACCACCGGTTATGGTTCTGCTGTTGCTTGGGTTGTCTCAGGTTAGAGGCGACTTGTTTAGTGGTATACTTTTCATGGGTAATCTTCTAAATTCCTCTGATCTTGTAAAAGAGATAGCTTTGTTCTTAGCTTGGTGGATTATGTTTGTTTGGTTCACACTGACCTAGTCAATCCTCTGTTTACATCGATGTGGTTTCTTGTTTGTGTCTTGATTTGGAGTTTTGTTTACTTGAGCAATGCCTTTTCAAACATAGGAGTTGGAATGTTTGTTACTTACCAATGTTGAGGTGATTGCTATTTAATTTTGATTGAGGAGCTTGATACTTGTATCTTTTGTTTTTGCTAATGCAATCACAACTTGTATGGTTTGTTTGATTTGTGAATTTTTTGTGCTCTAATATCATGTATTGTCTTCAATTAAACATGTAACATGcaatatatgataattttttaagctatcttttattatatttatcaatGGAGCCACATAAAAAATGGTCTAGTgttaagaagagaaaaaaatattacaacTTTGAAGTTACATAGCTAGTCACCTTTCTTAGTGAGGTAAAAATCATCAAATTAAGCATTCAAATTCCTAATTATTGAAGGGGAAAGCATCAATTTGTACTAAAGTTAGTTAGATAGTTCAAATTCGTAATAATTGATAGGAAAGTATCAATTTGTCATTCTTTTGATAAGTTagaaactttttttttaaatttgaaatgagaaaGCATTCCATATGTCAGAAGTTAGTTAGTTGTCAGTCTATGAGCTAATCCAATGAATAGAGGGTAAACACCACAAGGGCATATTGATTTGATTAATTCGGCATATTGATTTGATTAATTCATTTGGAAAATTAGTTCACTGTTCCAATcgtaaatgctacttacttttggTAAGGTCCACTTCTAGAA harbors:
- the LOC135622266 gene encoding uncharacterized protein LOC135622266, whose protein sequence is MAKLYAQTAPPMDMNKNTEWFLYPGVWTIYVLILLLSWLLVFSVFGCTPGMAWTLVNLFHFAVTYYFFHWKKGTPFAEDQGIYNNLTWWEQMENGKQLTRNRKFLTVVPVVLYLIASHTTDYQHPMLFLNTIAVAILEVAKFPNMHKVRIFGING